The genomic interval ATGGCTGTTGCAGAACTGTATGACCGGCTGACCCGGTGGTCCCAGAAGTTTGGAGTTAATATTAATACGACAGGGTTTGACCGAATCTATATTGAGAAAGTTTTGACATTAACGCAAGACCGATTAAAATTACTAAGTGATTTTCCAATTCTAAGTAATTATTTCTTTACCGAACCTAATATAGATGTAGATCTATTAGTTAAGCAGTCCAAAGACGTCGCCAAATGCCAAGAAATAATTATAAAATTTATAACAGCTGTAGCAAATATCCCCAACTGGACCAAGGAAAATCTAGAAGTCGTGGGGCACCAAGTGCTACTTGATAATAATTACAAACCCAAAGAAGCCTTTATGACAATTCGCATCACCGTTTGCGGTGTTGAGGCAACTCCACCACTTTTTGATACACTGGAAGTACTTGGAAAAGACGTTGTTTTAAAACGTCTGGAGAAGGCCCTAAATGACTGCCCCGCTAAAACCTAAAAAATTCTTAAATACACCTGTCAAAGTGACAACTTCACCCAATCTCTGCGAAATAAAGAGTAAGTTGACCATTCACAAGCAAGCGGCCTACGAATCAATTAAGGATAAATTAAGTCCACAAGCTTTTTTGGCTCTTCAAAGCAGTCAAGCCAGAAATTTAATTGGCAGCACTCTTTCCGGCCTATTATTGTTGACCGCTGCCGTCCCTTCGTTACAACTTCCTCCGGCTAATCGCCTCTTACCAAAGACTGTTATGATCGCATCTAGTACCCCCAAAATATTAATTACTGAAGATTTGTCGACCATGTTGCCGCCAATTGGAGAAGTGGTTGACTCGTCTGCTGCCCAAAAACTCAGCAACTGGGCATCTCTCGTTTACGGTGTAATCGCAACAGCCAATCTTGATAACCAGACATTACCTAATATTTACGGTTTAATGGGCGGCGAACAGCATTTACTGCGTTATCCGGGTGACGTCACGGAAGCTCATATGAGGGACGCCGAGGACTACGGCATGTACTTTGGCAGTGGTACGGCGCCTTTAACGGGTGCCTGGGGCTACTTTGCCTCGTCATCAAGTAAATTAACTGAAGATTTAGCTCAAAAAGAACGCTACTACGTGGCGGTAGAAACTTTTTTAATTCCTAACTGGAACAGTGACTGGGCCAAACTTAAAGAATGGTATAAATACCGAAAAGTAGCAGTGATTAATACTGTTACTAAACAAGATCGTGTGGCGGTAGTTGGCGATAGTGGGCCTAGCCCCTGGACTGGTAAAATCTTTGGTGGTAGCCCCGAGGTAATGGAAGCGACGGGATTAGGGGCGGGACCCAGGAAGGGCCCAGTAGTAATTTTATTTGTAAATGATCCTACGGATGTAGTACCATTGGGGCCGTTACCTTTTGCTAATATAAGCCAGTATGTCTAAAAAAGTATTTTTTTCGGAAATAATCGAATATGAAGAATTTATTCTCTTTTTTAAGGGTGAGAAGCTGGCCGAAATCGAGATAACTCAGGTAATTGCCGAACTGGAGGAAACTTTACACGCCAAAACCTTAGAATTTATTTTAGAAGAACTACCCCAAGAGCATCATGAGGAATTTTTAACGTTGTTTTTAGGCCAGCCCGAAGATGTAAGTCATTGGGACCGGCTAATTCTTAAAAAACCAGATATTAAAGAAAAAGTAACCACTAAAGTCCACCACTTTAAAAAAGAACTGCTCACAGACTTAAAAAAATGATAATTTTCGATGGTAAAGCACTAGCTTCGCAAATAGAATTAGATATAAAAAACAAATTTACCTCGCCGAAGCAAGTTTCGCCGGAGCGAAGCGGCGGCGAACGCAGCGTAGGCGGGCTTAATCTCGTTATTCTAGCCACCACCACCGACGAAGCCAGCAACACTTACGTGCGTATGAAACAACGCCTGGGGGAGCGGCTGGGAGTTACCGTCCAAAAAGTAACGGTGACTGCCGAAACTTTATCCGATGAACTTAAAAAGTACGCTGCCATGACCGAGGTGACTGGCCTTATGGTCCAGCTCCCTATCCCCAGTCTTGATAAAAAATCACTTAATAATGTACTGTCACTAATACCTCTTACTAAAGATGTCGATGGCTTAAATCCCCAAAACTTAGCCTTAATTAAAACAGGCCAACAAACTTTTTTACCGGCTACAGTGTTAGCGGTGGAAAGAATTATCGCAGCAGCACCTTTAGAATTTAAACTGGGCTTAACCACGGCCGCTGTGGTGGGGGCCAACGGTATGGTGGGTGGGCCACTTAGCGATCGGCTAGAATATTTGGGTTTTAAAGTGGGTAGGTTCGACATTGGGGAAACATTGACGGAGCTGCGAGACTTTGACGTGGTGGTCAGCTGCACCGGCAGCCCTAAACTAATTACATCCGAGTTGATCAAACCAGGCGCTATCGTTATCGACGTTGGCTACCCTCAAGGTGATGTTGACTTTGAGAATGTTAAAAATAAAACCAGTTTTATTACCCCCGTCCCCGGCGGCGTCGGCCCCGTCACCGTAGCTTCTCTCATGGAAAACCTAGTCCAACTATGTCATTCCGGGCCCCGAAGGGGAGCCTTTGGCTCTTGACCCGGAATCCAGTAAACGATTGAAAAACTCAATAGAAACAAAAAAGCCCCACTAATTTATACCAGTGTATAAACTACCAGGGGCTGCGATGTTAACCATGATGTGTCTGACCTTTTTCTAACGAAACTAACCTATCTAAACTAATCTTTTTACTTATAGAAATTTACGAAATCGAAACGGAGAAAAATGTACGCCAGGGATCGATCTTTTTCGCTTCAACATCTACAAGAATTTTTCCTAAATCCTCGCATGTCAAGCAACAAGATCTACTTTCTTTTTCCCCGGTACTTAAATTAGCGCTAGTTGGGATTTCCCAGCCGTCTTCGTAACTCCCAAAGTAGCTATTATTTTTCCCTGATTTAACACCATCTACTACTTTAGCCAGAGTAACCCTGATCCAAGATAATTTTACTTTCATCTCGAATACATGGAAAAGAGGATTTATAAAGATGTGATAATCTCCAATTTCTAAATCCACATCTAAAGCCTGAATCTCATATAAATCTGAGATTCCATCTAGCTGTCTGGCATCCGGTTCAAAAACAACTGTTGTCGCGTTCCAGGTCTTCATTTAAGACCCTCCTAAAAAGTAGTCAAGAAAGCTCGTGGAGCTTGCATTCGACTCCAGTGCAACCTTGCGTAGGTTCGCAAACGAAGTGCAACATTAGGTAAAATCACCAGGTTAAGGAGGTGATTAAATGCCTAGTTATGAACATCTAAATATTGAGGAACGAGAACGTCTTTTTGGTTGGCGGGAATCAGGAGTTTCTCTTCAAGAAATTGGAAGAAGACTTGGTAGAAATGTTTCGACTGTCTCTCGCGAACTGGAAAGGAACACATACTTTGGTAGGCAGTATCTCCCCTGTTTAGCTCAAAGAAGAGCTGAGAGGGTGGGACTAAAGCAACGTTACCAAGCGCCTTTAAAGAACCCAGAGGTGTTTCTGTATGTTCGAGAACACTTACGGCTACCACACCTGTGGTCACCGGAAGCAATTGCCGGAAGGATTGGAATTGACATTAAAGGAGCGAGAATCAATCAAGAGACCATCTATCGGTACATCTACGGGAGGAGAGGTAAGAAGTATAAATTGTGGCAATATTTGGAGTGTGGTCGGAAGAAACGGATGAAAAAAGATGGCCGCAGAGTCCACAATAAAGGCAAGGTGCCAAACGCCATATCGATTGATCTACGGCCCAAAGCGGTTAATAACAGAAAGGTCGTCGGTTACTGGGAGACAGATAACATTGAAGGTCCAAGGAAGTCAAAATCAGCTCTCTCCGTCATCTCTGAAAGATCGGTAAGAAGGGTGTTAATTAGTAAAATAGCTAATCAAACCGCAGTGGTTAAAACAGCCTCATTAGTACAAAGAATGAAGATTTATCCGCAGGCTCTTTTGGGGTCAATTACTCAAGATAACGGTCAGGAGAACTATTGCCACCAGGAAACTGGTAAGGCTTTAGGAACGACTATGTACTTCTGTAACGCCTATCACAGTTGGGAGAAAGGTGGTGTCGAAAATCGTAATAAAGCCATCCGAAGATTCTTTCCCAAGGGAACGGATTTCGATCTAGTGTCAGATGAGGAAGTAGCGGTAGTAGAGTATATTATCAACAGTCGACCAATGAAGTGCTTGAACTATTTGAAACCCTACGAGAAAATGCAACAGTTGGTGAGTAAGTTAGGATCAACTTAACGACCAAGTGTTGCACTTCCGCTGCGAATGTACCTGTGAGGTTGCAATTCAAATAAAACGTAGAGGCGATTCACGAATCGCCCTTAATCCACAAAAACAAAAAACGGCGAGGTCTGTAGTTTCTCCTTGCGGATACTTGCTACATACTTCGCCGTTTCGCTAACCTAGAACCATATAGGCCCCCTGCTGCCCCAAGAAATCGGAAGGTGAGTGGTACTGCAACCGTATTGGCCGCGGCGCTGCTTCTTCCAAATTGCTACAGAGCTTGTGGTTATTGGCAAGTTGATGACAATCAGGCGTATTTGGCTGTCCTTCACGAACCGAACCAACGCCACTTCGACATCAGCTTGTTTACCAGCGTCTACTATAATCGTCTGCTCTTCCTCGAAAATAGGAAGAATCTCTGACGATTTACCGTAGGCATAGTAAGCGCCAATACTCCGGTCGAGCCTGAGAGTAACGTTTCCAAAGCTGATCTTTGGACGATACGTTACCTCGTGCTTTCCGCCCCAAAGTCCGAACAGGTAGAACAGGACCGCTTCACGCCATTTCGTCTCTGGGAAGCAAGTCAGCCCACTTACCTGTAAGTCCTTGTATTCGTTCTCTGCCATGTCGTTCTCCTTCCCTTATGGGGAAAGTACTTCTTAGTACCACACTCCTGGTCCTCCCAGCAGGTGAACTATGAAGATTACTACATTTCTGCAGCAACAAGCGAAGGGCTATCTAATTAACCTTCTGATTGTTACTGCGGAAATATATTGATTTAGGGGACTATTTGGATATTCGATTCGATTTGTGCCACTATTATAACACTACAGGGTATATTTGTCGAGAGGGTACGTATCGATTTGAGTTACTGGATTCCCTGCCAGTTGGCGGGCAGGCGGCTCTAGGGCCGGAATGACTTGTCTTTAACGCTTGGAGTATTGCGGAGCTTTGCGAGCCTTGTGCATGTAGTATTTTTTGGGCTCTACTTCGCGAGAGTCACGGCGTAACAAATTATTCTTCCTAAGAATAGTTTCAAAAGAAGCATCAAAGGCCGACAAGGCTCTGGAAATACCTAAAGTGATAGCCTCAAGTTGGCTGTTACGGCCACCACCAGAAACTTTAATGGAACCAGCAAATTTAGCATGTGGGTGAGAAATACCTACTAAATGGAAGGGCTTAAGCCAAGCTTGCTTCTCATCTTCAGTCACCATTACTTCCGTAATTAACTTGTCATTAATAGTGTATTCCCCTTTTCCCGGGGTTAACCATACCCGAGCCACGGCGCTTTTACGCCGGCCGGTCCCACTATAAAATTTTTCTTTTGGTTTATTTTCTGCCATTTTTAGATCCACAAAAAATCTTTAAATATTTAATTCTGTCATTTCGTAATTTGTTCTTTGGTAACATCCCAAGCACCGCTTGTCGAATCACTTCCGCCGGATCGCGTTTTAATAATCTTTCCAAAGATTCTTCTTTAAGACCTTTGGGAAAGCCGCTGTGACGCACATAAATCTTATTAATTAATTTATTGCCGGTAATCTGAACTTTAGAAGCGTTGATAACGGTGACCACATCAGAATTGACTAGATGTGACGCATTTAAGACCTTAC from candidate division WWE3 bacterium carries:
- the rplM gene encoding 50S ribosomal protein L13 is translated as METRTLSSKEIIRNNVTIDASTNTLGRIASEAARYLLGKGKVLNASHLVNSDVVTVINASKVQITGNKLINKIYVRHSGFPKGLKEESLERLLKRDPAEVIRQAVLGMLPKNKLRNDRIKYLKIFCGSKNGRK
- a CDS encoding bifunctional 5,10-methylenetetrahydrofolate dehydrogenase/5,10-methenyltetrahydrofolate cyclohydrolase, coding for MIIFDGKALASQIELDIKNKFTSPKQVSPERSGGERSVGGLNLVILATTTDEASNTYVRMKQRLGERLGVTVQKVTVTAETLSDELKKYAAMTEVTGLMVQLPIPSLDKKSLNNVLSLIPLTKDVDGLNPQNLALIKTGQQTFLPATVLAVERIIAAAPLEFKLGLTTAAVVGANGMVGGPLSDRLEYLGFKVGRFDIGETLTELRDFDVVVSCTGSPKLITSELIKPGAIVIDVGYPQGDVDFENVKNKTSFITPVPGGVGPVTVASLMENLVQLCHSGPRRGAFGS
- a CDS encoding IS30 family transposase, translated to MPSYEHLNIEERERLFGWRESGVSLQEIGRRLGRNVSTVSRELERNTYFGRQYLPCLAQRRAERVGLKQRYQAPLKNPEVFLYVREHLRLPHLWSPEAIAGRIGIDIKGARINQETIYRYIYGRRGKKYKLWQYLECGRKKRMKKDGRRVHNKGKVPNAISIDLRPKAVNNRKVVGYWETDNIEGPRKSKSALSVISERSVRRVLISKIANQTAVVKTASLVQRMKIYPQALLGSITQDNGQENYCHQETGKALGTTMYFCNAYHSWEKGGVENRNKAIRRFFPKGTDFDLVSDEEVAVVEYIINSRPMKCLNYLKPYEKMQQLVSKLGST
- the rpsI gene encoding 30S ribosomal protein S9; translated protein: MAENKPKEKFYSGTGRRKSAVARVWLTPGKGEYTINDKLITEVMVTEDEKQAWLKPFHLVGISHPHAKFAGSIKVSGGGRNSQLEAITLGISRALSAFDASFETILRKNNLLRRDSREVEPKKYYMHKARKAPQYSKR